A portion of the Carya illinoinensis cultivar Pawnee chromosome 11, C.illinoinensisPawnee_v1, whole genome shotgun sequence genome contains these proteins:
- the LOC122281437 gene encoding inosine-5'-monophosphate dehydrogenase 2, which yields MVSSDINTASFIDQITVDRSTPNNKGQGASLFLPSKFDYQTNRQQQKPKLYRLHDTAMEEDGFAATKLFNQGYSYTYDDVIFLPHYIDFATDDVSLATRLTRRLPLLSPVVSSPMDTVTEAGMAAAMASLGGLGVIHSNLPPHVQASMVRSVKSRRVPLLYSPTFKSPEHRIDSLDDFDSSPYVLVTQSGSPSSKLIGYVSRSEWLQVDGDKKDARIDTYMTSSNELVVPWNYSLAQMDNYFKEKKEMDLAALVKEEEVVDLVTREDVDRLKGYPRLGVGTVGPDGGWRVGAAMGTREEDKERLEHLVKAGVDVVVLDSSQGNSIYQIEMIKYVKRMYKGLDVVGGNVVTAAQAENLIRAGVDGLRVGMGSGSICTTQEVCAVGRGQATAVYKVASIASQHGVPIIADGGISNSGHIVKALVLGASTVMMGGFLAGSTEAPGAYEYQNGCRIKKYRGMGSLEAMTKGSDARYLGDTAKLKIAQGVVGAVADKGSVLKFVPYTLQAVKQGFQDLGASSLQSAHDLLRSGILRVEVRTGAAQVEGGVHGLVSYVKKSF from the exons ATGGTCTCTTCCGATATAAACACGGCGTCGTTTATAGACCAAATTACAGTGGACCGCTCAACACCGAATAACAAGGGTCAGGGGGCTAGCCTTTTCCTTCCCTCCAAATTTGATTACCAGACAAACAGGCAACAACAAAAACCTAAACTCTATCGCCTTCACGACACAGCAATGGAGGAAGACGGCTTCGCGGCTACGAAACTCTTCAACCAGGGCTACTCCTACACCTATGACGACGTCATATTCCTCCCTCACTACATCGACTTCGCCACCGATGATGTCTCTCTTGCCACGCGCCTTACGCGCCGGCTCCCGCTCCTGTCTCCCGTCGTCTCCTCACCCATGGACACCGTGACCGAGGCTGGAATGGCAGCTGCCATGGCCTCCCTGGGTGGCCTCGGCGTCATACACTCCAACCTCCCCCCTCACGTCCAGGCGTCCATGGTCAGGTCCGTCAAGTCCCGACGCGTCCCCCTCCTCTATAGCCCGACATTCAAATCCCCCGAGCACCGCATCGACTCTCTCGACGACTTCGACTCCAGTCCCTACGTCCTCGTCACCCAGTCCGGCTCTCCCTCTTCTAAACTCATCGGCTACGTGTCGAGATCCGAATGGTTGCAGGTCGACGGCGATAAGAAAGATGCCCGAATCGACACCTACATGACCAGTTCTAACGAACTGGTGGTGCCGTGGAATTATAGTCTGGCACAGATGGATAATTACtttaaggaaaagaaagagatggATCTTGCTGCGTTGgtcaaggaggaggaggtggtggaTTTGGTGACGAGGGAGGACGTGGATAGATTGAAGGGGTATCCTAGATTAGGGGTGGGGACGGTGGGGCCCGACGGTGGGTGGAGAGTGGGGGCGGCGATGGGGACAAGGGAGGAGGACAAGGAGAGGCTGGAGCATTTGGTCAAGGCCGGCGTGGATGTGGTGGTGTTGGACAGTTCTCAAGGGAACTCAATTTATCAGATTGAGATGATCAAGTACGTGAAGAGGATGTATAAGGGTCTGGATGTGGTGGGTGGGAATGTGGTGACAGCAGCACAGGCCGAGAATTTGATTCGGGCTGGGGTGGACGGATTGAGGGTTGGCATGGGTTCCGGGTCAATTTGTACCACGCAGGAGGTTTGCGCAGTTGGGCGAGGGCAg GCCACTGCTGTTTACAAGGTTGCTTCTATAGCTTCACAACATGGTGTGCCCATCATTGCTGATGGTGGCATTTCAAATTCTGGACACATTGTCAAGGCTTTGGTCTTAGGGGCATCAACTGTTATGATGGGAGGCTTCTTAGCTGGAAGCACTGAGGCTCCAGGAGCTTATGAGTATCAG AATGGTTGCCGGATCAAAAAATATCGAGGTATGGGCTCCTTAGAAGCTATGACCAAAGGGAGCGACGCAAGATATCTGGGTGATACAGCTAAGCTGAAAATTGCTCAAGGGGTGGTTGGAGCAGTTGCAGATAAAGGCTCTGTTCTGAAGTTTGTTCCTTACACATTGCAAGCAGTCAAGCAAGGGTTTCAAGATCTTGGTGCTTCCTCTCTGCAGTCTGCCCATGACCTCTTAAGAAGTGGTATATTAAGGGTAGAG GTTCGCACAGGAGCAGCACAAGTTGAAGGTGGCGTCCATGGCCTGGTTTCTTATGTaaagaaatcattttga